One genomic segment of Scophthalmus maximus strain ysfricsl-2021 chromosome 3, ASM2237912v1, whole genome shotgun sequence includes these proteins:
- the hcfc1b gene encoding host cell factor 1b isoform X2: MASEFAVPAVQQPRWKRVAGWTGPVPRPRHGHRAVAIKELMVVFGGGNEGIVDELHVYNTATNQWFIPAVRGDVPPGCAAYGFVCDGTRLLVFGGMVEYGKYSNDLYELQASRWEWKRLKAKSPKNGPLPCPRLGHSFSLIGNRCYLFGGLANDSEDPKNNIPRYLSDLYCLELRPGSSVVGWEIPVTLGQPPPPRESHAAVVTSGPGANRLIIYGGMSGCRLGDLWVLDIDSLTWRKPNLSGTAPLPRSLHSATAINNKMYVFGGWVPLVMDDVKVESHEKEWKCTNTLACLNLDIMCWDTVLMDSSEEDVPRARAGHCSVSINSRLYVWSGRDGYRKAWNNQVCCKDLWYLETERPCPPSRVQLVRANTSSLEVSWGPSQTADTYLLQLQKYDIPATPSPSPAPVAKAPANQAVPLSGNTLVPSSNASIPGSPLAAAAITPVVLKVAAAPGAAGGASILTARQATPKSPVAMTTLPAGVRMVVPAQTGQGTPVGSSPQMSGMAALAAAAAATQKIPPPSPAVLNVPAGTAIVKTVSVGPGSSSLPLNVLSPVTMVSNPAAQMLKTAAAQVGGASGVSTPGTPSRPVITVHKSGTVTVSQQAQVVTTMVGGVTKTITLVNSPLSVGGGGALIGNLGKVMSVVQTNPVQTGAVTAQAASSAFTKFIQTKGALPPGTILKLVTSADGKQTTFLSTTQARSTATKPTILGIAPTTSKPGTTIIKTIPVSALQGGAGGNSPITYLTTKVVSPGTMGKIITTVPKITAGGQQGVTQMVFKGGAPGTFLRTVPISGVKLVSPGTVGSKPTVTTLVVNRSTGVSSLGKGSVFTTVAGGAVTAANASLATPITNLATIATLANQVTTATATAAVPKQVTLITTPSGAEAQPLVQDLPVSIMASPTSEEPGSTSTTSTTATVEGEAEDTSLDTVTSVCSNPPCETHETGTTNTATITRATIGGNDRVCSNPPCETHETGTTNTATVATSAIAGNNRVCSNPPCETHETGTTNTATTAGHGGLRQVCSNPPCETHETGTTNTATTATAQQGGDVLQVDSTDPSSSSDPSTTANQSRAVTTVTQATPTPGPSIPEISSLVGEDRKESSETEAVAMLTAAAEEGEEADQTVSQSEAVISSDASLLKVHMEGSEAVAQMGTSDSSLPQELMSSEGDGGEVISGTTTLMVTTGLTPDQLNAGEAEGAMDQSIPIVLTQQELAALIQQQQQLQDAHNQPEPEPVHSPLPTEGLAPADSLNDPAAESNGNETTSSAVTSAVARLASTFSPSPPLAAGPAKIKAAATGAVVTNGITATTGVKSSVTDSQWYDVGIVKVTNMVVSHFYVPYNDNMANDDSGVMPDYSQMRKVELQPGTAYKFRVAGINICGRGAFSEVSAFKTCLPGFPGAPCAIKISKNQDGAQLTWEPPAITSGRIMEYSVYLAIRSSQAASSARGPSPAQLAFMRVYCGPSPSCLVQASSLANAHIDHTTKPAIIFRIAARNQKGYGPATQVRWLQETSKDAKTTIKRPGPTDL, translated from the exons ATGGCATCCGAATTTGCGGTCCCCGCGGTGCAGCAGCCCCGCTGGAAGCGCGTCGCGGGCTGGACCGGCCCGGTGCCGCGGCCCCGGCACGGACACCGAGCTGTAGCCATCAAGGAGCTGATGGTGGTGTTTGGCGGAGGGAACGAGGGCATCGTGGACGAGCTCCACGTCTACAACACAG CCACCAACCAGTGGTTCATCCCTGCAGTCCGCGGCGACGTCCCCCCAGGCTGTGCCGCTTATGGCTTTGTGTGCGACGGGACGAGGCTACTGGTGTTTGGGGGGATGGTGGAGTATGGCAAATACAGCAACGACCTGTACGAATTGCAG GCAAGTCGCTGGGAGTGGAAACGTCTGAAGGCCAAATCTCCAAAGAACGGCCCGCTCCCCTGTCCCCGCCTCGGACACAGCTTTTCTCTGATTGGTAACCGCTGTTACCTCTTTGGAGGACTGGCCAATGACAGCGAGGATCCCAAGAACAACATCCCCAG GTACCTGAGTGACTTGTACTGTTTGGAGCTGCGCCCAGGCTCCAGCGTGGTCGGCTGGGAAATCCCAGTGACGTTAGGTCAGCCGCCACCACCCAGAGAGAGTCACGCGGCCGTGGTGACAAGCGGCCCCGGAGCCAACAGGCTGATCATCTATGGAGGGATGAGCGGCTGTCGCCTGGGAGACCTGTGGGTCCTTGACATAG ACTCTCTGACCTGGAGGAAACCGAACCTCAGTGGAACAGCCCCCCTTCCCCGCAGCTTGCACTCCGCTACTGCCATCAATAACAA GATGTATGTGTTTGGAGGTTGGGTTCCTCTGGTGATGGATGATGTTAAAGTGGAGTCTCATGAGAAGGAGTGGAAGTGCACCAACACGCTGGCTTGCCTCAATttgg ACATCATGTGCTGGGACACTGTTCTGATGGACAGTTCGGAGGAGGATGTCCCCAGAGCTCGAGCAGGTCACTGCAGCGTCTCCATCAACTCCAGACTCTACGTCTGGAGCGGTAGAGACGGATACAGGAAAGCCTGGAACAACCAGGTGTGCTGCAAGGACCTGTGGTACctggagacag aGCGTCCCTGTCCTCCCTCTCGGGTGCAGTTGGTCCGGGCCAACACATCATCTCTTGAGGTGAGCTGGGGCCCGTCACAGACTGCGGACACgtacctgctgcagctgcagaagtACGACATTCCTGCTACACCTTCCCCCAGCCCTGCCCCAGTCGCAAAGGCACCAGCCAACCAGGCTGTGCCGCTCTCTGGCAACACGCTGGTCCCTTCCTCCAATGCCTCCATTCCTGGAAGCCCATTGGCCGCAGCTGCAATAACACCAG TTGTCCTGAAAGTCGCAGCAGCTCCaggtgcagcaggaggagccTCCATTCTAACTGCGAGACAGGCAACGCCCAAATCCCCAGTTGCCATGACAACTCTTCCTGCAGGTGTTCGTATGGTGGTCCCTGCTCAGACCGGACAGGGGACG CCAGTAGGCAGCAGTCCTCAGATGAGCGGCATGGCAGCGTtggcggcagcggcggcagcaacTCAAAAGATCCCTCCGCCCTCGCCGGCAGTGCTAAATGTCCCTGCAGGAACTGCAATTGTGAAAACGGTGTCTGTGGGTCCAGGATCCAGCAGTCTGCCGCTCAATGTGTTGTCTCCTGTTACCATG GTGAGCAACCCTGCCGCTCAGATGCTCAAGACGGCTGCTGCTCAGGTGGGTGGGGCCTCAGGTGTCTCCACTCCCGGCACACCGAGCCGACCTGTCATCACGGTCCATAAGTCTGGCACGGTGACAGTCTCCCAACAAGCTCAGGTGGTCACTACGATGGTGGGTGGAGTCACAAAGACCATCACTCTGGTGAACAGTCCACTCAgtgtgggaggaggtggggctCTG ATCGGTAACCTGGGGAAGGTGATGTCAGTGGTCCAGACCAATCCGGTTCAGACCGGAGCGGTGACTGCTCAGGCTGCGAGCAGCGCCTTCACCAAGTTCATCCAG ACAAAGGGCGCTCTCCCACCAGGAACCATCTTGAAGCTGGTGACGTCAGCAGATGGTAAACAGACGACATTCCTCAGCACCACACAGGCCAGATCCACCGCAACCAAACCCACCATCCTGGGCATCGCCCCGACAACCTCCAAACCTGGAACCACCATCATTAAGACCATCCCAGTATCTGCTCTGCAGGGAGGGGCAG gtggTAACAGTCCAATCACATACCTCACCACCAAGGTGGTATCTCCAGGAACTATGGGTAAAATCATCACAACCGTCCCCAAAATCACTGCAGGAGGTCAGCAGGGGGTCacacag ATGGTGTTTAAAGGAGGGGCACCTGGTACCTTTCTTAGGACCGTCCCAATTAGCGGAGTCAAGCTGGTGTCACCGGGAACAGTTGGCTCCAAACCTACCGTCACAACTCTGGTCGTCAACAGGTCAACAG GTGTGTCCAGTCTGGGGAAAGGAAGCGTCTTCACCACAGTGGCAGGTGGAGCTGTCACTGCTGCCAATGCCTCCTTGGCAACGCCCATTACCAACCTGGCAACAATCGCTACGCTTGCCAACCAGGTTACCACAGCAACCGCTACTGCAGCTGTGCCCAAACAG GTGACTCTGATCACGACTCCGAGTGGCGCTGAAGCTCAGCCACTCGTCCAGGATCTGCCGGTCTCCATCATGGCGTCTCCTACCTCTGAAGAACCTGGAAGTACAAGTACTACAAGTACTACTGCTACTGTAGAGGGAGAGGCTGAAGACACTTCACTTGACACAG TGACGTCCGTCTGCTCCAACCCTCCCTGTGAGACTCACGAGACGGGGACCACCAACACTGCCACCATCACCAGAGCAACCATCGGCGGTAACGACAGAGTTTGCTCCAACCCGCCCTGTGAGACTCACGAAACGGGGACCACCAACACTGCCACCGTTGCCACATCAGCCATCGCAGGTAACAACAGAGTTTGCTCCAACCCGCCCTGTGAGACCCACGAGACGGGGACCACCAATACCGCCACCACAGCAGGACACGGAGGCCTCAGACAG GTTTGTTCAAATCCGCCATGTGAAACTCATGAGACCGGAACCACCAACACTGCCACCACAGCTACAG CTCAACAGGGTGGAGATGTTCTGCAGGTAGACTCCACGgacccctcttcctcctctgaccctTCCaccacagccaatcagagcagagctgtTACCACGGTTACACAGGCAACACCCACACCTGGACCGTCCATACCT GAGATCTCCTCCTTGGTCggagaggacaggaaggagTCCTCGGAGACAGAGGCTGTCGCCATGTTGACAGCcgctgcagaggagggggaggaagcagACCAgacagtcagccaatcagaggctgTGATTTCATCAGATGCATCATTGTTAAAGGTTCACATGGAGGGCAGCGAAGCAGTAgcacag ATGGGGACCTCAGACAGTAGTCTTCCTCAGGAGCTGATGTCATCAGAAGGGGATGGAGGTGAGGTGATCTCGGGCACAACAACCCTGATGGTGACAACAGGACTGACCCCGGATCAGCTGAATGCag GCGAAGCAGAGGGGGCGATGGATCAGTCCATCCCAATCGTTCTGACCCAGCAGGAACTGGCAGCTCTGatccaacaacagcagcagctacaggATGCCCACAACCAACCAGAGCCAGAACCAGTGCACAGTCCTCTTCCCACAG AGGGCCTTGCTCCAGCAGACAGCCTCAACGacccagcagcagagagcaatGGGAATGAGACAACCTCATCAGCAGTAACCAGCGCTGTCGCCCGATTGGCCAGCACGTtcagcccctcccctcctctggcAGCAGGTCCGGCTAAGATTAAAGCTGCCGCAACAGGGGCCGTGGTGACTAATGgcatcacagcaacaacaggg GTGAAATCTTCGGTGACAGACAGTCAGTGGTACGACGTTGGAATTGTCAAGGTTACGAACATGGTGGTCTCTCACTTCTATGTCCCGTACAACGACAACATGGCCAAT GACGACTCTGGTGTGATGCCTGACTACAGCCAGATGAGGAAGGTGGAGCTGCAGCCTGGGACGGCCTACAAGTTTCGTGTTGCAGGGATCAATATCTGTGGCCGTGGAGCATTCTCGGAGGTGTCTGCATTTAAGACGTGTCTGCCTGGTTTTCCGGGGGCGCCATGCGCAATCAAGATCAGCAAG AATCAGGACGGGGCTCAGCTCACATGGGAGCCTCCAGCCATCACGTCTGGGAGGATCATGGAGTACTCTGTGTACCTTGCCATCCGGTCCAGCCAGGCTGCCTCCTCTGCTAGGGGTCCCAGTCCCGCCCAGTTGGCTTTCATGAGGGTCTACTGTGGTCCTAGCCCATCCTGCCTCGTCCAGGCTTCCAGCCTTGCCAACGCACACATCGATCACACCACCAAGCCCGCCATCATCTTCCGCATCGCCGCCCGCAACCAGAAGGGCTACGGGCCGGCAACACAGGTCCGGTGGTTACAAG AAACAAGTAAAGACGCAAAAACAACGATAAAGAGACCAGGACCTACAGATCTgtaa
- the hcfc1b gene encoding host cell factor 1b isoform X1, translating to MASEFAVPAVQQPRWKRVAGWTGPVPRPRHGHRAVAIKELMVVFGGGNEGIVDELHVYNTATNQWFIPAVRGDVPPGCAAYGFVCDGTRLLVFGGMVEYGKYSNDLYELQASRWEWKRLKAKSPKNGPLPCPRLGHSFSLIGNRCYLFGGLANDSEDPKNNIPRYLSDLYCLELRPGSSVVGWEIPVTLGQPPPPRESHAAVVTSGPGANRLIIYGGMSGCRLGDLWVLDIDSLTWRKPNLSGTAPLPRSLHSATAINNKMYVFGGWVPLVMDDVKVESHEKEWKCTNTLACLNLDIMCWDTVLMDSSEEDVPRARAGHCSVSINSRLYVWSGRDGYRKAWNNQVCCKDLWYLETERPCPPSRVQLVRANTSSLEVSWGPSQTADTYLLQLQKYDIPATPSPSPAPVAKAPANQAVPLSGNTLVPSSNASIPGSPLAAAAITPVVLKVAAAPGAAGGASILTARQATPKSPVAMTTLPAGVRMVVPAQTGQGTVCTSVLKPVGSSPQMSGMAALAAAAAATQKIPPPSPAVLNVPAGTAIVKTVSVGPGSSSLPLNVLSPVTMVSNPAAQMLKTAAAQVGGASGVSTPGTPSRPVITVHKSGTVTVSQQAQVVTTMVGGVTKTITLVNSPLSVGGGGALIGNLGKVMSVVQTNPVQTGAVTAQAASSAFTKFIQTKGALPPGTILKLVTSADGKQTTFLSTTQARSTATKPTILGIAPTTSKPGTTIIKTIPVSALQGGAGGNSPITYLTTKVVSPGTMGKIITTVPKITAGGQQGVTQMVFKGGAPGTFLRTVPISGVKLVSPGTVGSKPTVTTLVVNRSTGVSSLGKGSVFTTVAGGAVTAANASLATPITNLATIATLANQVTTATATAAVPKQVTLITTPSGAEAQPLVQDLPVSIMASPTSEEPGSTSTTSTTATVEGEAEDTSLDTVTSVCSNPPCETHETGTTNTATITRATIGGNDRVCSNPPCETHETGTTNTATVATSAIAGNNRVCSNPPCETHETGTTNTATTAGHGGLRQVCSNPPCETHETGTTNTATTATAQQGGDVLQVDSTDPSSSSDPSTTANQSRAVTTVTQATPTPGPSIPEISSLVGEDRKESSETEAVAMLTAAAEEGEEADQTVSQSEAVISSDASLLKVHMEGSEAVAQMGTSDSSLPQELMSSEGDGGEVISGTTTLMVTTGLTPDQLNAGEAEGAMDQSIPIVLTQQELAALIQQQQQLQDAHNQPEPEPVHSPLPTEGLAPADSLNDPAAESNGNETTSSAVTSAVARLASTFSPSPPLAAGPAKIKAAATGAVVTNGITATTGVKSSVTDSQWYDVGIVKVTNMVVSHFYVPYNDNMANDDSGVMPDYSQMRKVELQPGTAYKFRVAGINICGRGAFSEVSAFKTCLPGFPGAPCAIKISKNQDGAQLTWEPPAITSGRIMEYSVYLAIRSSQAASSARGPSPAQLAFMRVYCGPSPSCLVQASSLANAHIDHTTKPAIIFRIAARNQKGYGPATQVRWLQETSKDAKTTIKRPGPTDL from the exons ATGGCATCCGAATTTGCGGTCCCCGCGGTGCAGCAGCCCCGCTGGAAGCGCGTCGCGGGCTGGACCGGCCCGGTGCCGCGGCCCCGGCACGGACACCGAGCTGTAGCCATCAAGGAGCTGATGGTGGTGTTTGGCGGAGGGAACGAGGGCATCGTGGACGAGCTCCACGTCTACAACACAG CCACCAACCAGTGGTTCATCCCTGCAGTCCGCGGCGACGTCCCCCCAGGCTGTGCCGCTTATGGCTTTGTGTGCGACGGGACGAGGCTACTGGTGTTTGGGGGGATGGTGGAGTATGGCAAATACAGCAACGACCTGTACGAATTGCAG GCAAGTCGCTGGGAGTGGAAACGTCTGAAGGCCAAATCTCCAAAGAACGGCCCGCTCCCCTGTCCCCGCCTCGGACACAGCTTTTCTCTGATTGGTAACCGCTGTTACCTCTTTGGAGGACTGGCCAATGACAGCGAGGATCCCAAGAACAACATCCCCAG GTACCTGAGTGACTTGTACTGTTTGGAGCTGCGCCCAGGCTCCAGCGTGGTCGGCTGGGAAATCCCAGTGACGTTAGGTCAGCCGCCACCACCCAGAGAGAGTCACGCGGCCGTGGTGACAAGCGGCCCCGGAGCCAACAGGCTGATCATCTATGGAGGGATGAGCGGCTGTCGCCTGGGAGACCTGTGGGTCCTTGACATAG ACTCTCTGACCTGGAGGAAACCGAACCTCAGTGGAACAGCCCCCCTTCCCCGCAGCTTGCACTCCGCTACTGCCATCAATAACAA GATGTATGTGTTTGGAGGTTGGGTTCCTCTGGTGATGGATGATGTTAAAGTGGAGTCTCATGAGAAGGAGTGGAAGTGCACCAACACGCTGGCTTGCCTCAATttgg ACATCATGTGCTGGGACACTGTTCTGATGGACAGTTCGGAGGAGGATGTCCCCAGAGCTCGAGCAGGTCACTGCAGCGTCTCCATCAACTCCAGACTCTACGTCTGGAGCGGTAGAGACGGATACAGGAAAGCCTGGAACAACCAGGTGTGCTGCAAGGACCTGTGGTACctggagacag aGCGTCCCTGTCCTCCCTCTCGGGTGCAGTTGGTCCGGGCCAACACATCATCTCTTGAGGTGAGCTGGGGCCCGTCACAGACTGCGGACACgtacctgctgcagctgcagaagtACGACATTCCTGCTACACCTTCCCCCAGCCCTGCCCCAGTCGCAAAGGCACCAGCCAACCAGGCTGTGCCGCTCTCTGGCAACACGCTGGTCCCTTCCTCCAATGCCTCCATTCCTGGAAGCCCATTGGCCGCAGCTGCAATAACACCAG TTGTCCTGAAAGTCGCAGCAGCTCCaggtgcagcaggaggagccTCCATTCTAACTGCGAGACAGGCAACGCCCAAATCCCCAGTTGCCATGACAACTCTTCCTGCAGGTGTTCGTATGGTGGTCCCTGCTCAGACCGGACAGGGGACGGTATGCACATCTGTTCTCAAG CCAGTAGGCAGCAGTCCTCAGATGAGCGGCATGGCAGCGTtggcggcagcggcggcagcaacTCAAAAGATCCCTCCGCCCTCGCCGGCAGTGCTAAATGTCCCTGCAGGAACTGCAATTGTGAAAACGGTGTCTGTGGGTCCAGGATCCAGCAGTCTGCCGCTCAATGTGTTGTCTCCTGTTACCATG GTGAGCAACCCTGCCGCTCAGATGCTCAAGACGGCTGCTGCTCAGGTGGGTGGGGCCTCAGGTGTCTCCACTCCCGGCACACCGAGCCGACCTGTCATCACGGTCCATAAGTCTGGCACGGTGACAGTCTCCCAACAAGCTCAGGTGGTCACTACGATGGTGGGTGGAGTCACAAAGACCATCACTCTGGTGAACAGTCCACTCAgtgtgggaggaggtggggctCTG ATCGGTAACCTGGGGAAGGTGATGTCAGTGGTCCAGACCAATCCGGTTCAGACCGGAGCGGTGACTGCTCAGGCTGCGAGCAGCGCCTTCACCAAGTTCATCCAG ACAAAGGGCGCTCTCCCACCAGGAACCATCTTGAAGCTGGTGACGTCAGCAGATGGTAAACAGACGACATTCCTCAGCACCACACAGGCCAGATCCACCGCAACCAAACCCACCATCCTGGGCATCGCCCCGACAACCTCCAAACCTGGAACCACCATCATTAAGACCATCCCAGTATCTGCTCTGCAGGGAGGGGCAG gtggTAACAGTCCAATCACATACCTCACCACCAAGGTGGTATCTCCAGGAACTATGGGTAAAATCATCACAACCGTCCCCAAAATCACTGCAGGAGGTCAGCAGGGGGTCacacag ATGGTGTTTAAAGGAGGGGCACCTGGTACCTTTCTTAGGACCGTCCCAATTAGCGGAGTCAAGCTGGTGTCACCGGGAACAGTTGGCTCCAAACCTACCGTCACAACTCTGGTCGTCAACAGGTCAACAG GTGTGTCCAGTCTGGGGAAAGGAAGCGTCTTCACCACAGTGGCAGGTGGAGCTGTCACTGCTGCCAATGCCTCCTTGGCAACGCCCATTACCAACCTGGCAACAATCGCTACGCTTGCCAACCAGGTTACCACAGCAACCGCTACTGCAGCTGTGCCCAAACAG GTGACTCTGATCACGACTCCGAGTGGCGCTGAAGCTCAGCCACTCGTCCAGGATCTGCCGGTCTCCATCATGGCGTCTCCTACCTCTGAAGAACCTGGAAGTACAAGTACTACAAGTACTACTGCTACTGTAGAGGGAGAGGCTGAAGACACTTCACTTGACACAG TGACGTCCGTCTGCTCCAACCCTCCCTGTGAGACTCACGAGACGGGGACCACCAACACTGCCACCATCACCAGAGCAACCATCGGCGGTAACGACAGAGTTTGCTCCAACCCGCCCTGTGAGACTCACGAAACGGGGACCACCAACACTGCCACCGTTGCCACATCAGCCATCGCAGGTAACAACAGAGTTTGCTCCAACCCGCCCTGTGAGACCCACGAGACGGGGACCACCAATACCGCCACCACAGCAGGACACGGAGGCCTCAGACAG GTTTGTTCAAATCCGCCATGTGAAACTCATGAGACCGGAACCACCAACACTGCCACCACAGCTACAG CTCAACAGGGTGGAGATGTTCTGCAGGTAGACTCCACGgacccctcttcctcctctgaccctTCCaccacagccaatcagagcagagctgtTACCACGGTTACACAGGCAACACCCACACCTGGACCGTCCATACCT GAGATCTCCTCCTTGGTCggagaggacaggaaggagTCCTCGGAGACAGAGGCTGTCGCCATGTTGACAGCcgctgcagaggagggggaggaagcagACCAgacagtcagccaatcagaggctgTGATTTCATCAGATGCATCATTGTTAAAGGTTCACATGGAGGGCAGCGAAGCAGTAgcacag ATGGGGACCTCAGACAGTAGTCTTCCTCAGGAGCTGATGTCATCAGAAGGGGATGGAGGTGAGGTGATCTCGGGCACAACAACCCTGATGGTGACAACAGGACTGACCCCGGATCAGCTGAATGCag GCGAAGCAGAGGGGGCGATGGATCAGTCCATCCCAATCGTTCTGACCCAGCAGGAACTGGCAGCTCTGatccaacaacagcagcagctacaggATGCCCACAACCAACCAGAGCCAGAACCAGTGCACAGTCCTCTTCCCACAG AGGGCCTTGCTCCAGCAGACAGCCTCAACGacccagcagcagagagcaatGGGAATGAGACAACCTCATCAGCAGTAACCAGCGCTGTCGCCCGATTGGCCAGCACGTtcagcccctcccctcctctggcAGCAGGTCCGGCTAAGATTAAAGCTGCCGCAACAGGGGCCGTGGTGACTAATGgcatcacagcaacaacaggg GTGAAATCTTCGGTGACAGACAGTCAGTGGTACGACGTTGGAATTGTCAAGGTTACGAACATGGTGGTCTCTCACTTCTATGTCCCGTACAACGACAACATGGCCAAT GACGACTCTGGTGTGATGCCTGACTACAGCCAGATGAGGAAGGTGGAGCTGCAGCCTGGGACGGCCTACAAGTTTCGTGTTGCAGGGATCAATATCTGTGGCCGTGGAGCATTCTCGGAGGTGTCTGCATTTAAGACGTGTCTGCCTGGTTTTCCGGGGGCGCCATGCGCAATCAAGATCAGCAAG AATCAGGACGGGGCTCAGCTCACATGGGAGCCTCCAGCCATCACGTCTGGGAGGATCATGGAGTACTCTGTGTACCTTGCCATCCGGTCCAGCCAGGCTGCCTCCTCTGCTAGGGGTCCCAGTCCCGCCCAGTTGGCTTTCATGAGGGTCTACTGTGGTCCTAGCCCATCCTGCCTCGTCCAGGCTTCCAGCCTTGCCAACGCACACATCGATCACACCACCAAGCCCGCCATCATCTTCCGCATCGCCGCCCGCAACCAGAAGGGCTACGGGCCGGCAACACAGGTCCGGTGGTTACAAG AAACAAGTAAAGACGCAAAAACAACGATAAAGAGACCAGGACCTACAGATCTgtaa